A single genomic interval of Chitinophaga sp. 180180018-3 harbors:
- a CDS encoding SDR family oxidoreductase → MKFALVTGANKSIGFEVAQQLAQKGIYIYLGSRNLENGVEAVDKLKAKGLNNVEAIQLDITDDESVIKARKEIGKKTKVLDILINNAGIYGGYPQTALDSTIDQFKATYDTNIYGVVRVTQAFIDLLKKSSAPRIVNVSSSQGSITLHSDPTYKYYDYKGVVYLSSKSALNMYTVVLAYELKNTNFKINAVCPGYTKTDFNGHRGPGTVKDAGKRIVKYALIDNDGPTGKFFSEENNPETGEIPW, encoded by the coding sequence ATGAAATTTGCATTAGTAACAGGAGCTAACAAAAGCATTGGCTTTGAAGTTGCACAACAACTTGCTCAAAAAGGAATTTATATTTACCTCGGCAGTCGTAATTTAGAAAATGGTGTTGAAGCTGTTGATAAATTAAAAGCGAAGGGATTAAACAATGTAGAAGCTATTCAGCTCGACATTACAGACGACGAATCAGTAATTAAAGCCCGTAAAGAAATAGGTAAAAAAACAAAAGTGTTAGACATACTGATTAACAATGCGGGTATTTATGGTGGTTACCCGCAAACGGCACTCGACTCAACTATTGACCAGTTTAAAGCAACCTATGATACAAATATTTACGGCGTGGTGCGAGTTACACAAGCATTTATTGATTTATTGAAGAAGTCGTCGGCGCCTCGTATTGTAAATGTAAGTTCAAGTCAGGGCTCAATTACCCTACACAGCGACCCAACATATAAATATTACGATTACAAAGGTGTTGTATATCTTTCTTCAAAATCAGCCTTGAATATGTACACTGTTGTTTTGGCATACGAATTAAAAAATACCAACTTCAAAATAAATGCCGTTTGCCCGGGATATACAAAAACAGATTTCAATGGACATCGTGGGCCCGGAACTGTTAAAGATGCCGGAAAACGGATAGTAAAATATGCCCTGATTGACAATGATGGCCCAACGGGAAAATTCTTCAGTGAGGAAAATAATCCTGAAACAGGAGAAATACCCTGGTAA
- a CDS encoding helix-turn-helix domain-containing protein: MQLLPSIQLMSIIRHYLVLESSQPGSFQHRLLPDGSTGLVLYYNSTAAAPDQPSVMQTSFYYGPIRHFRDVSFSGNLHLLVVVLQPAGIHGLTGMAAHELSNHIISLSDLWGSDGRLLDEQVNQARNTEERIRCVDFFLLKRLQNVSPVNRSVISVLQLLQQSGGSLPVKELTQRTGIGERQLERLFHQYIGLSPKQFAAIVKLQRTLKLLQHKTTHERLTDITYDVGYFDQAHFIREFKKQAGLPPKQYLGSTIRLALNFIRLVDGNA; this comes from the coding sequence ATGCAACTACTACCATCTATACAACTTATGTCGATTATCCGGCATTATCTGGTGCTGGAGAGTTCGCAGCCTGGATCCTTCCAACATCGTCTGCTACCTGATGGCAGCACAGGCTTGGTCTTGTATTATAACTCCACAGCTGCTGCGCCAGATCAGCCCTCCGTTATGCAAACCAGTTTCTATTATGGTCCCATCAGGCATTTCCGGGACGTTAGCTTTTCAGGCAACCTGCACCTGCTGGTAGTGGTGTTGCAACCAGCAGGCATACATGGGCTAACTGGTATGGCTGCACATGAACTAAGTAATCATATCATTAGTCTCTCCGACCTTTGGGGTAGTGATGGCAGGCTGTTGGACGAACAGGTAAACCAGGCCCGCAATACTGAAGAACGCATCAGATGTGTGGATTTCTTTTTGCTGAAGCGTTTACAAAACGTTTCGCCTGTTAATAGAAGCGTCATCTCTGTTCTGCAGTTGCTGCAACAGAGCGGTGGCTCGCTTCCTGTAAAGGAACTTACACAACGAACGGGAATAGGTGAAAGGCAGCTGGAACGTTTGTTTCATCAATATATAGGCCTAAGTCCCAAACAATTTGCAGCCATTGTCAAACTACAGCGTACACTTAAACTATTGCAGCATAAAACGACTCATGAACGACTGACTGATATTACTTACGACGTCGGTTATTTCGACCAGGCACATTTCATCAGGGAATTCAAAAAGCAGGCAGGACTTCCGCCTAAACAATATCTCGGCAGCACTATTCGGCTCGCACTCAACTTCATCCGCCTGGTTGACGGAAACGCATAA
- a CDS encoding sigma-70 family RNA polymerase sigma factor codes for MGDNKIHIDHPDLLARIAESNELAIEVFFHSFYPRLKYYCLDILKDQGEAEDIAQDAITIFWRQRQRFKQASLKEASAFVFTVARNRCYDYLKHLQVRSSQRKSLEGKEETIEDILESRIIKDDLFYRIYLEILRLSPSQAQILKMIFIQGLQTHEIAEQLGLTSNNVRNQKARALDKLRTRLQKRRFMLSFLLAFFLVPCDAFRISVVSFNRIQLICTYRSRDSGVRYCYYHCSIGVWHLYR; via the coding sequence TTGGGAGACAATAAAATACATATCGATCACCCGGATTTACTGGCAAGGATAGCGGAGAGTAATGAGCTGGCTATAGAGGTTTTTTTTCACTCATTTTATCCACGTCTGAAATATTATTGTCTGGATATCCTTAAAGATCAGGGTGAGGCTGAAGATATAGCCCAGGATGCCATAACTATCTTCTGGAGGCAGCGACAGCGTTTTAAACAGGCAAGTCTGAAAGAAGCCAGTGCCTTTGTTTTTACTGTTGCCAGAAACAGGTGTTATGATTATCTCAAACATCTGCAAGTACGATCCTCGCAACGGAAGAGCCTGGAAGGTAAGGAAGAAACTATTGAGGATATTCTTGAATCCAGGATTATAAAGGATGATCTTTTCTACCGCATTTACCTGGAAATACTCAGGCTTTCCCCCTCTCAGGCGCAAATACTGAAAATGATCTTTATTCAAGGACTTCAAACTCATGAAATCGCTGAGCAGTTGGGGCTTACATCTAACAATGTCCGTAATCAGAAAGCCAGGGCGTTGGATAAATTACGCACGCGTCTGCAAAAAAGACGCTTTATGTTGTCATTTCTTCTTGCTTTTTTTTTAGTCCCCTGTGATGCTTTCCGAATCTCAGTCGTTTCTTTTAATCGGATTCAATTGATATGCACTTATCGAAGTAGAGACTCTGGAGTAAGATATTGCTATTATCATTGTTCAATTGGTGTGTGGCACCTATATAGGTAG
- a CDS encoding helix-turn-helix transcriptional regulator has product MQVQKGKHEGLQNDELGIKIRSDSNPYHSADIQKKALQPRRLSSYFIILIESGLITYNFDLQDFTLTDGHLLFAMPNQIFTPPAKTDNLKYFKLLFDENTLALLPQQFPFLVNPLNAQTIVLDSAAKERVIKVFGILNQILHLDKCETDAEIILAYLNSLLSELNSAYFKNKEPVNILNTNLSKFTEFKLVVETYLTEQPSINAIAEKLALSTNSLYRIVKEYSGTSPKDYFINRLMAEAQRRLRYSNISIKELAYELGFNDPDYFSRLFKKSTGKSASEFLPRQDLSGK; this is encoded by the coding sequence ATGCAAGTACAAAAAGGAAAACATGAGGGCTTACAGAATGATGAGCTGGGAATAAAGATTCGCTCAGACAGCAATCCTTATCATTCAGCTGATATTCAAAAAAAAGCGCTGCAACCTCGCAGATTATCTTCTTATTTTATCATATTAATCGAAAGCGGTTTAATTACATACAATTTTGACTTACAAGACTTTACACTTACAGACGGGCACTTGCTTTTTGCAATGCCCAATCAAATTTTTACACCTCCCGCTAAAACAGACAATCTTAAATATTTCAAGCTGCTGTTTGATGAAAATACACTGGCATTATTGCCACAGCAATTCCCCTTTCTGGTCAACCCTTTAAACGCACAAACCATAGTTCTTGACAGTGCGGCAAAAGAAAGAGTAATAAAGGTTTTCGGAATTTTAAATCAGATACTTCACTTAGATAAGTGTGAGACAGATGCTGAAATAATATTAGCTTATTTGAACTCATTACTATCAGAACTAAACAGTGCTTATTTCAAAAACAAAGAGCCCGTTAATATCCTAAACACTAATCTTTCAAAGTTTACCGAATTCAAATTAGTCGTGGAAACGTACCTTACAGAGCAACCTTCTATCAACGCAATTGCAGAAAAATTAGCTTTATCTACAAACAGTTTATATCGGATTGTAAAGGAATACTCAGGAACATCTCCCAAAGATTATTTTATTAACCGCTTGATGGCGGAAGCTCAAAGAAGATTACGTTATTCTAATATTTCCATCAAAGAATTAGCCTACGAATTGGGCTTTAATGACCCTGATTATTTTTCAAGGCTTTTCAAAAAAAGTACAGGAAAAAGCGCAAGTGAATTTTTGCCCAGGCAAGATTTGTCGGGAAAATAA
- a CDS encoding carboxypeptidase-like regulatory domain-containing protein: MRSVVIFLLLNFLILDAFSQENTDGKPFPDTYSVGYKEYRSIDSSRRYKPGVGKDSRLLFRPLEFDTWFPSKGTSRDSLMPFRYFVSLFEARAGRFQDSIKLDGLTDEMMHYFSANGTKINAGDLSHLQTRSHLNAEEVKHKFPLIIYMSAFNGMSYENISLFEYLASHGYIVVAISSIGRYPGNMTTKYADLLEQVNDAKAALTHFLHNENVDTSKIGVMGYSYGSLGASVLAMQNKSVQALLSLDGSEVHYYGGEQEEDLDFDTLRKCTFFDPAALQLPYAYLESDHKLENRNVDSVYHLQPLFATKKYYLRLLNTDHEDFSGLSALSNVNTSDKRPYDLVKRLVLDYFDQHLGGRKSTFDNNVVAVIKAKSGTSSFIKVEKKASDSIGWLVLKGKIVTENNNPISYVNIGIPKGNIGTVSGEDGVFSLRVNKSLLNDSVRISSIGYKQKSYVVEQLLSALSNQPVITLSGKDEQLREVIVTADNIRLKTVGNTNKSRFISVGFPLRELGSELGVKIYLGRKDVLLRAFNFNISENRLDSGIFRINIYAVKEGMPTGNLLQQNIIVSIGNKTGAYKIDLTPYHLQLKGEVLVSLEWLAGTAAVSHGAIFFSAGFLNSSTYHRKTSEAAWTRTKGMGAGFNLVVQ; encoded by the coding sequence ATGAGATCAGTAGTTATATTTCTTTTGCTAAACTTCTTGATCCTTGACGCTTTTAGCCAGGAAAATACCGATGGGAAGCCTTTCCCTGATACTTATAGTGTTGGTTATAAGGAGTACAGATCAATAGATTCATCAAGACGATATAAGCCTGGCGTCGGCAAGGATAGCAGATTACTTTTTCGTCCACTCGAATTTGATACCTGGTTTCCATCAAAAGGTACTTCCCGCGATTCGTTGATGCCTTTCCGTTATTTTGTATCCTTGTTTGAGGCAAGGGCTGGTCGTTTTCAGGATAGCATAAAACTGGATGGATTAACGGATGAAATGATGCATTATTTCAGCGCTAATGGTACTAAGATAAATGCAGGAGATCTATCCCATTTACAAACACGCAGCCATTTGAATGCGGAGGAAGTAAAACATAAATTCCCCCTTATTATTTATATGTCCGCATTTAATGGTATGAGCTATGAGAATATATCGTTGTTTGAATACCTCGCAAGCCATGGCTATATAGTGGTTGCCATTAGCTCTATAGGCCGTTATCCGGGAAATATGACTACAAAGTACGCTGATTTACTGGAGCAGGTAAATGATGCAAAAGCTGCTTTAACGCATTTTCTGCACAATGAAAATGTTGATACTTCAAAGATCGGTGTAATGGGTTATAGTTATGGGAGCTTAGGTGCCAGTGTATTGGCTATGCAAAATAAGTCAGTGCAGGCATTGTTGTCGTTGGATGGATCTGAAGTGCATTACTATGGGGGAGAGCAGGAGGAAGATCTGGATTTTGATACATTGAGGAAGTGTACTTTTTTTGACCCTGCGGCATTGCAATTGCCATATGCTTATCTTGAGAGTGATCATAAATTGGAGAATAGAAATGTGGATAGTGTTTATCATTTGCAACCACTATTTGCTACAAAAAAGTATTATCTCCGGCTTTTAAACACTGATCATGAAGATTTCAGTGGCCTGTCAGCCTTGTCAAATGTTAATACGAGCGATAAGCGTCCATATGATTTGGTGAAAAGGTTGGTATTGGATTACTTTGATCAACATCTGGGGGGTAGGAAATCTACTTTCGATAATAATGTAGTTGCGGTAATAAAAGCTAAATCAGGCACTTCTTCATTTATCAAGGTAGAAAAAAAAGCAAGCGATAGCATCGGCTGGCTGGTACTGAAAGGAAAGATAGTAACAGAGAATAATAACCCGATATCATATGTCAATATAGGAATTCCTAAAGGCAACATTGGTACGGTATCAGGTGAGGATGGCGTGTTTTCGCTACGTGTGAACAAATCATTGCTTAATGATAGTGTCCGCATATCATCAATAGGTTATAAGCAAAAAAGCTATGTGGTAGAACAATTATTATCCGCCTTATCTAATCAACCTGTTATTACATTAAGCGGGAAGGATGAGCAGTTGCGGGAAGTAATTGTAACCGCAGACAATATCCGCCTGAAGACAGTAGGTAATACCAACAAGTCCAGATTTATTAGTGTAGGATTTCCATTGCGGGAGCTTGGAAGTGAGCTGGGAGTAAAAATTTATTTGGGAAGAAAAGATGTGTTACTGCGTGCCTTTAATTTTAATATTTCTGAGAATCGTCTTGATAGCGGCATTTTCAGGATAAATATTTATGCAGTGAAAGAAGGGATGCCAACAGGAAATTTGTTACAGCAGAATATAATTGTGTCGATAGGCAACAAAACGGGAGCGTATAAAATAGATCTTACCCCGTATCATCTGCAGCTGAAAGGAGAGGTTCTTGTTTCACTGGAATGGTTAGCAGGCACTGCAGCGGTCAGCCATGGTGCTATCTTCTTTTCTGCAGGGTTTTTAAACTCGAGTACCTATCACCGGAAAACAAGTGAAGCAGCCTGGACACGTACAAAGGGAATGGGAGCCGGATTTAATCTGGTAGTACAGTAA
- a CDS encoding arginine deiminase-related protein: MILLSTEYYANPGSVPMWKYTYVYYMRYLKLSFFDMTILMIQPARFEFNNQTDFNSDFQRFVQQRNVHMSALKEFERFTDNLTRHGIQLLIVPDSIEPHTPDSIFPNNWISTHEGGRVVLYPMYAPNIREVRKPAVIDLIGSHFQIEEIVDYTFFEESGLYLEGNGSMVLDRINKIAYACLSPRTNSGIFQLFCKQLGYEGIIFEAFDQRNYPIYHTNIMMCLADRFVLINMDSVAQNYHRRLYESFEKTHKSVIPITFAQMNNFAGNILQVPGYRNINHLVMSSSAFASLTQIQLKILSSYNPIVHSSLVTIERHGRCSAGSMMAEIVLRCK, from the coding sequence GTGATTTTACTTAGTACAGAATATTATGCCAATCCCGGATCTGTACCAATGTGGAAATATACTTACGTGTATTACATGCGCTATCTTAAATTATCTTTTTTTGATATGACTATTCTGATGATACAGCCTGCCAGGTTTGAATTCAATAACCAAACAGATTTCAATAGCGATTTTCAGCGATTTGTACAGCAAAGAAATGTACACATGAGTGCACTGAAAGAATTTGAGCGCTTTACTGATAACCTCACCCGGCATGGTATCCAGTTGTTAATCGTTCCTGACAGTATCGAGCCTCATACACCCGATAGTATTTTTCCCAACAACTGGATTAGTACTCATGAAGGCGGGCGGGTAGTTCTTTACCCGATGTATGCTCCCAATATCAGGGAGGTGCGTAAACCTGCGGTCATAGATTTGATCGGGAGTCACTTTCAGATAGAAGAGATTGTTGACTATACATTTTTTGAAGAAAGTGGATTGTATCTGGAAGGGAATGGCAGTATGGTTTTAGATCGGATAAATAAAATTGCCTATGCCTGTTTGTCTCCCCGTACCAATAGCGGCATTTTTCAACTGTTCTGCAAACAACTGGGATATGAAGGTATTATCTTTGAGGCATTTGATCAACGCAATTATCCGATATATCACACTAACATTATGATGTGCCTGGCGGATAGATTTGTGCTCATAAATATGGACAGTGTTGCACAAAATTATCATCGCAGGCTGTATGAAAGTTTTGAAAAAACCCATAAATCCGTTATCCCCATCACATTCGCACAGATGAATAACTTTGCGGGTAATATATTACAAGTACCGGGTTATCGAAACATTAACCATCTGGTCATGTCGTCAAGTGCCTTTGCTTCTCTAACTCAGATACAACTAAAAATATTATCTTCTTATAACCCAATCGTGCACAGTTCCCTTGTAACCATTGAGCGCCACGGAAGGTGTAGTGCCGGTTCCATGATGGCAGAGATAGTCCTTAGGTGTAAATAA
- a CDS encoding ATP-binding protein → MCGLSGSGKTTFAKKLEGYNFQRLSIDEEIWNNYGKFGIDYTEKEYKKLSSLAEKALLIQFLSLLKSKRNIVVDFSFWQKEKRNKFKQIVETNYGKWFLIYMNPSISVIKARLKIRNKNFEANAAFPITNSILNKYLSSFQIPEQENQFEITSNNVD, encoded by the coding sequence ATGTGTGGATTGTCAGGTTCTGGAAAAACAACATTCGCAAAAAAGTTAGAAGGTTATAATTTTCAAAGGTTATCGATCGACGAAGAGATTTGGAATAACTATGGAAAGTTTGGAATAGATTATACCGAAAAAGAGTATAAAAAGCTATCAAGTTTAGCTGAAAAAGCACTACTTATTCAGTTTTTGAGCCTTCTAAAATCCAAGCGGAACATAGTGGTTGACTTTAGCTTCTGGCAAAAAGAAAAGCGCAACAAGTTTAAACAAATAGTGGAAACAAATTACGGAAAATGGTTTCTTATTTATATGAATCCTTCCATTTCAGTGATAAAGGCTAGATTGAAAATAAGAAATAAAAATTTTGAGGCTAATGCAGCTTTTCCGATTACAAATTCAATCTTAAATAAATATCTAAGTAGCTTTCAAATCCCTGAACAAGAAAACCAATTTGAAATAACCTCTAATAACGTAGATTAG
- a CDS encoding nitrilase family protein, whose protein sequence is MQPITIATAQFEHKSGDKQYNLSIIEQLTARAAADGAQVIAFHECSITGYTFSRELSREQMLDIAEYLPESSSVQYLQKIAARHNIAILAGLFEKDLENSLFKAYVCVDKTGLIASFRKLHPFINPHLEPGNEYVVFDLLGWKCSILICYDNNIIENVRAVSLLGADILFMPHVTMCTPSPRPGAGFVEPKLWFNRKQNPTSLRQEFDGLKGRSWLMKWLPARAYDNGLYVVFANAIGMDHDQLKNGCSMILDPFGDILAECRALDNDVTMALLTPEKLTQAGGFRYKQARRPSLYAPVLTQPHTSSQKVSWLNETKETNQPGFIQ, encoded by the coding sequence ATGCAACCCATTACTATTGCGACAGCACAGTTTGAGCACAAAAGCGGAGATAAGCAGTATAACCTCTCCATCATAGAACAACTCACGGCCCGGGCAGCTGCTGACGGGGCGCAGGTAATTGCATTTCATGAATGTTCGATTACCGGCTATACTTTTTCCCGCGAATTATCAAGAGAGCAAATGCTGGATATTGCGGAATATCTGCCAGAAAGCTCCAGCGTACAATATCTGCAAAAAATAGCAGCCAGACATAACATTGCCATACTGGCCGGGCTGTTTGAGAAGGATCTCGAAAACAGCCTGTTCAAAGCCTATGTTTGCGTGGATAAAACTGGTCTGATAGCCAGTTTTCGTAAGTTGCATCCTTTCATTAATCCCCATTTAGAGCCTGGTAATGAATATGTGGTGTTTGATTTACTGGGATGGAAATGCAGCATACTGATTTGTTATGACAATAATATTATTGAGAATGTACGGGCTGTTTCCCTGCTGGGTGCCGATATACTGTTTATGCCACATGTTACAATGTGTACACCATCGCCTCGGCCCGGCGCAGGTTTTGTAGAACCGAAGCTTTGGTTCAACAGAAAACAGAACCCTACTTCACTGCGTCAGGAATTCGACGGCCTTAAAGGTAGAAGCTGGTTGATGAAATGGTTACCAGCGCGGGCCTACGATAATGGTCTTTACGTAGTTTTTGCTAATGCGATAGGAATGGACCACGACCAATTGAAAAACGGCTGCTCTATGATACTCGATCCCTTTGGAGACATATTGGCGGAGTGCCGTGCTCTGGACAATGATGTAACCATGGCATTACTAACCCCGGAAAAACTGACGCAAGCTGGCGGCTTCCGCTATAAACAGGCCCGCCGCCCTTCATTATATGCCCCTGTTCTAACTCAGCCACACACATCAAGCCAGAAAGTGAGTTGGCTGAATGAAACAAAGGAAACAAACCAGCCTGGTTTTATACAATGA
- a CDS encoding glycosyltransferase: MKTVLVFCRFYLPGFKCGGPLRTIENVVDQLKGQYSFKIVTSDHDLGETEKYKNILTDAWNNLNGHVIFYISVWKLRKLREIISESKCDYIYLNGLFDFQSTIKVLLLKRLRLITVPVILATRGELSPHALKLRRFKKILFLSIAKMAGLYKDVLFQASSEFEKKDITIVLGNNRNVRIASDLPRKLSIDTSPQRNKFIGNVKFVSVSRIVPVKNIHHSISLLKDLEGQIEFDIYGPIEDLTYWEKCKEEIKKIKNKRIAIAYKGTVKNEDVYDVLKKYHFLYFMTTTENFGHIIYEALSMGCPTLISDRTPWQDLEEYKAGWVLPLDKQEKIRKTLQQCIDMSETEYRNLSDAAFAYSKDFFDRTGVLADNLNLFR; encoded by the coding sequence ATGAAAACAGTATTAGTATTTTGTAGATTCTATTTGCCGGGATTTAAATGTGGCGGGCCACTTAGAACTATTGAAAATGTAGTTGATCAACTAAAAGGACAGTATAGTTTTAAAATCGTCACTTCCGACCATGACCTCGGTGAAACAGAAAAATACAAAAACATCTTAACAGATGCCTGGAATAACCTCAATGGACATGTGATATTTTATATATCAGTATGGAAATTGCGTAAGCTAAGAGAAATAATATCAGAAAGTAAATGTGATTATATCTACCTGAATGGCCTTTTTGATTTTCAGTCTACTATCAAGGTCTTACTGCTAAAAAGATTGAGATTGATTACAGTACCTGTTATCCTGGCTACAAGAGGGGAGCTTTCTCCTCATGCTTTAAAACTTAGAAGATTTAAAAAGATATTATTCTTAAGTATAGCAAAGATGGCCGGGTTATACAAAGATGTGTTGTTTCAGGCGTCTTCCGAGTTTGAGAAGAAGGACATTACAATTGTATTGGGCAATAATAGAAATGTCAGGATAGCCTCAGATTTACCCAGAAAACTATCAATAGATACTTCTCCCCAAAGAAATAAGTTCATAGGGAATGTAAAATTTGTTTCCGTGTCGAGAATTGTACCAGTTAAAAATATTCATCACTCAATAAGCCTGTTGAAAGATTTGGAGGGGCAGATAGAATTTGATATCTATGGACCTATAGAGGATCTTACCTATTGGGAGAAATGTAAAGAAGAAATAAAAAAAATTAAAAATAAGCGGATTGCTATCGCCTACAAAGGAACTGTAAAGAACGAAGATGTTTATGACGTACTTAAAAAATATCATTTCCTCTATTTTATGACTACTACGGAGAATTTCGGTCATATTATTTATGAAGCGCTTTCAATGGGTTGTCCAACGCTAATATCTGATCGGACTCCCTGGCAGGATCTTGAAGAGTATAAAGCTGGTTGGGTATTGCCGCTTGATAAGCAAGAGAAGATCCGAAAAACGCTTCAACAGTGTATTGATATGAGTGAGACGGAGTACCGCAACTTATCAGATGCTGCGTTTGCGTATTCAAAAGATTTTTTTGACCGTACTGGAGTGCTGGCTGATAATTTAAATTTGTTCAGATGA
- a CDS encoding DegT/DnrJ/EryC1/StrS family aminotransferase: MNDERIWLSSPHMGGKELDFISEAFANNWVAPIGPHVDGFEQDLANYTQVRCVAALSAGTAALHLALILCDVQRGDEVICQSLTFSASAYPIIYQGAVPVFVDSEKDTWNLDTALLELAIKDGIKRGKKPKAIIPVHLYGMPAKMDEILAIASQYEIPVIEDAAEALGSTYKGKSCGAWGTLGVLSFNGNKIITTSGGGALVGNDFKTINKARFLATQARDPAPHYQHSHIGYNYRMSNICAGIGRGQMQVLGDRIRQRRANFKYYYERLSDLPGVSFLQELAESYSNRWLTTILIMPAKSKGITRESIRVALAKEKIESRPLWKPMHLQPVFSGAPAFLNGISEKLFANGLCLPSGSNLKEEELNLVVDVIRKQWNNRK, encoded by the coding sequence ATGAATGATGAGAGAATATGGTTATCATCTCCTCACATGGGCGGGAAGGAACTAGACTTTATAAGTGAAGCCTTTGCAAACAATTGGGTGGCTCCTATAGGACCTCATGTTGATGGTTTTGAGCAAGATCTGGCTAACTATACCCAAGTAAGGTGTGTGGCGGCACTATCTGCTGGTACGGCTGCGTTGCATCTTGCTCTCATTTTATGCGATGTTCAGAGAGGCGATGAAGTGATCTGTCAAAGCCTGACCTTTTCTGCTTCTGCATACCCCATCATATATCAAGGTGCTGTTCCTGTGTTTGTTGATAGCGAAAAAGATACATGGAACCTGGATACTGCACTATTGGAGCTGGCAATAAAGGATGGTATAAAGCGTGGGAAAAAACCCAAAGCAATTATTCCCGTGCATTTGTATGGCATGCCGGCAAAAATGGATGAAATATTGGCAATTGCTTCGCAATATGAAATACCTGTTATTGAGGATGCAGCAGAGGCCCTGGGTTCCACATACAAGGGGAAATCCTGTGGGGCTTGGGGTACGCTGGGGGTACTCAGTTTTAATGGGAATAAAATTATTACTACAAGTGGGGGAGGCGCTCTTGTGGGTAATGATTTTAAAACAATAAACAAGGCAAGGTTCCTGGCAACACAGGCTCGTGATCCGGCGCCACATTATCAACATAGCCATATTGGTTATAACTACAGGATGAGTAATATCTGTGCAGGTATAGGGCGTGGGCAAATGCAGGTGTTGGGTGACCGTATTAGGCAACGCAGAGCCAATTTTAAGTATTATTATGAACGACTGAGCGATCTTCCTGGTGTTTCCTTTTTGCAAGAACTAGCGGAAAGTTATAGCAACAGATGGCTCACGACAATATTGATCATGCCCGCGAAAAGCAAGGGCATTACGAGGGAAAGTATACGTGTTGCTTTAGCCAAAGAAAAAATAGAATCCAGACCTTTATGGAAACCTATGCACCTGCAACCGGTATTTTCCGGAGCGCCTGCATTCTTGAATGGGATTTCAGAAAAATTGTTTGCAAATGGCTTATGCCTGCCCAGCGGCTCTAATCTTAAAGAAGAAGAATTGAATTTGGTTGTAGATGTTATTAGAAAACAGTGGAATAATAGAAAATAA
- a CDS encoding response regulator transcription factor produces MTTLLQTSKINGAHQQLVILLLTGDMMTLRRFRQLLTPIYTLLIAGTLADGIELGHGWLPDLVLCDSVMNDISGCQFLITLRLDPVLRDTPFILFSRPNMPANMRKGMNLGADDYLVAPFSGEELLKCIQSRLNRFYHIKDTPVRRKELHPENVHVETTPSLNILERLSKTEATILNMISKGMCSRHIAACKCISVRTVDNHRHHITQKLQLSGPNALTKFAMSYASAITSHYLVNP; encoded by the coding sequence ATGACTACACTATTACAGACCTCCAAAATAAACGGGGCACATCAACAATTGGTCATCCTGCTGTTAACAGGGGACATGATGACGCTGCGAAGATTCCGACAGCTATTAACCCCCATTTACACATTACTTATTGCGGGAACATTGGCTGACGGTATTGAACTGGGCCACGGTTGGCTACCGGACCTGGTGCTTTGTGATTCCGTCATGAACGATATCAGCGGTTGCCAATTCCTCATCACGCTGAGGCTAGATCCGGTGTTGAGGGACACACCGTTCATCCTTTTCAGCCGCCCTAACATGCCAGCCAATATGCGGAAGGGCATGAACCTAGGCGCAGACGATTACCTGGTAGCACCTTTCAGTGGGGAGGAATTGCTGAAATGCATACAATCCCGCCTGAACCGGTTTTACCATATCAAGGATACTCCTGTGCGTCGTAAAGAGCTACACCCGGAAAATGTTCATGTGGAGACAACGCCCAGTTTGAATATCCTTGAACGACTGAGTAAAACTGAAGCCACCATATTGAACATGATCTCAAAAGGCATGTGCAGCCGCCATATTGCCGCTTGTAAATGCATCAGTGTAAGAACAGTAGATAACCATCGGCACCACATCACCCAAAAGTTACAGCTTTCCGGCCCCAATGCGCTGACAAAATTCGCAATGAGCTATGCCAGCGCTATCACATCTCATTACCTGGTCAACCCTTAA